A genome region from Rhodopseudomonas boonkerdii includes the following:
- a CDS encoding potassium transporter Kup, translating to MTSDNATPAVDPPADAGHGHSTASFGSLILGCIGVVYGDIGTSPLYAFREAIIAAGGHKAPGVGNEAILGVLSLILWALIIVVTLKYVVILLRADNNGEGGPLALMALAQRAIGSRGTTIAMLGIISAALFYGDAVITPALSVLSAIEGVKLVTSAFDPYVVPITIVILVALFAVQSRGTARVATFFGPIMVLWFTVIAAAAIPQIVQHPEVLAALNPWHAIYFMFHHGIVAFVTLGAVFLAVTGAEALYADLGHFGKKPIRLAWLFLVLPSLALNYFGQAALVMHDPTALENPFYLMFPDWALIPMVILAATATVIASQAVITGAYSLTRQAIQLGLLPRFEIRHTSESHSGQIYIPRVNMLLLIVVIVLVVMFKSSSSLASAYGISVTGTMVVTAMMGFVVIWRGWKWSAIAAGALIVPFLVIDLTFLTANLLKVFDGGWVPLAMGGAIVLLMYTWRRGSRLLFEKSRKLEFPLADLVAMLEKRPPQRVPGTAVFLTSDPLSAPTALMHSLKHYKVLHEKNVILTIETAPTPKVDIAERVRMEEISATFSKITLRFGFMESPNVPKALAIARKTGWQFDIMATSFFLSRRALKPAAHSGMPRWQDHLFIGLSRTANDATDYFSIPTGRVVEVGTQVTI from the coding sequence ATGACAAGCGATAATGCCACTCCCGCCGTGGACCCCCCGGCGGATGCGGGCCATGGCCATTCCACGGCGAGTTTCGGCTCGCTGATCCTGGGCTGCATCGGCGTGGTCTATGGCGACATCGGCACCAGCCCGCTTTATGCATTTCGTGAGGCCATCATCGCCGCAGGCGGGCATAAGGCGCCGGGCGTGGGCAATGAGGCCATCCTCGGCGTTCTCTCACTGATCCTGTGGGCGCTGATTATCGTGGTCACGCTCAAATATGTCGTGATCCTGCTGCGTGCCGACAATAACGGGGAGGGCGGACCGCTGGCTTTGATGGCGCTCGCGCAACGTGCCATCGGATCGCGGGGGACGACGATCGCAATGCTCGGCATCATCAGCGCGGCGTTGTTCTATGGCGATGCAGTGATTACACCGGCGCTGTCGGTGCTGTCGGCGATCGAGGGCGTCAAGCTCGTGACCTCGGCCTTCGATCCCTATGTGGTACCGATCACCATCGTTATTCTGGTGGCGCTGTTTGCCGTGCAGTCGCGCGGCACCGCGAGGGTAGCAACCTTCTTCGGTCCGATCATGGTGCTGTGGTTCACCGTCATCGCCGCTGCCGCGATTCCGCAGATCGTCCAGCATCCCGAAGTGCTCGCGGCGCTCAATCCCTGGCATGCGATCTACTTCATGTTTCATCACGGCATCGTTGCCTTCGTGACGCTGGGTGCGGTGTTCCTGGCGGTCACCGGGGCTGAGGCGCTGTATGCCGATCTCGGCCATTTCGGCAAGAAGCCGATCCGGCTCGCCTGGCTGTTCCTCGTCCTGCCGTCGCTGGCGCTGAACTATTTCGGGCAGGCGGCGCTGGTAATGCATGATCCGACCGCGCTGGAGAATCCGTTCTATCTGATGTTCCCCGATTGGGCGCTGATCCCGATGGTGATCCTGGCGGCCACCGCTACGGTGATCGCCAGCCAGGCCGTCATCACCGGCGCTTATTCGCTGACACGGCAGGCGATCCAGCTCGGCCTGCTGCCGCGCTTCGAAATCCGCCATACGTCGGAGTCGCATTCCGGCCAAATCTATATTCCGCGCGTCAACATGCTGCTGTTGATCGTCGTGATCGTGCTGGTGGTGATGTTCAAATCATCGAGTTCGCTGGCGTCGGCTTACGGCATCTCGGTTACCGGAACGATGGTTGTGACTGCGATGATGGGCTTCGTGGTGATCTGGCGCGGCTGGAAGTGGTCGGCGATCGCGGCGGGGGCGCTCATCGTGCCGTTCCTGGTCATCGATCTCACCTTCCTGACGGCCAACCTGTTGAAGGTTTTCGACGGCGGCTGGGTGCCGTTGGCCATGGGCGGAGCCATCGTATTGCTGATGTATACGTGGCGACGGGGCAGCCGGCTGTTGTTCGAGAAGTCGCGAAAACTGGAGTTCCCGCTCGCTGATCTTGTCGCCATGCTGGAGAAGCGACCGCCGCAGCGCGTGCCCGGAACGGCGGTGTTTCTCACCAGCGATCCACTCAGCGCGCCGACCGCGCTGATGCATAGTCTGAAGCACTACAAGGTGCTGCATGAGAAGAACGTTATTCTCACGATCGAGACAGCGCCGACACCGAAGGTGGATATTGCCGAGCGCGTGCGCATGGAGGAGATCAGTGCGACCTTCTCGAAGATCACGCTGCGTTTCGGTTTCATGGAATCGCCGAATGTACCCAAAGCCCTCGCCATCGCGCGGAAAACGGGATGGCAGTTCGACATCATGGCAACCTCGTTTTTCCTGTCGCGGCGTGCGCTGAAGCCGGCCGCGCATTCCGGCATGCCGCGCTGGCAGGATCATTTGTTCATCGGTCTCAGCCGCACGGCCAATGACGCCACCGACTACTTCTCGATCCCGACGGGCAGGGTGGTCGAGGTGGGCACCCAGGTGACGATTTAG
- a CDS encoding polyamine ABC transporter substrate-binding protein: protein MRKAGLALVALLLASPAGAQQRVVNFYNWSNYMAPGVLEDFTKETGIKVVYDTFDANETLETRLLAGKSGYDVVVPTAYFLQRQIKAKVFQPLDKSKLPNLANAWPEVTKRLAIYDADNAHAANYMWGTTGIGYNVKQVAKILGPDAKIDSWDIVFKPESLARFKDCGVHMLDSADDILPAALNYLGLDPNSTKQPDLEKAADLIAKIRPSVRKFHSSEYLNGLATGEICLVVGWSGDIIQARARAAEARNGVEIGYAIPKEGAQMFFDNFAIPADANNVAEAYELINYLYRPEVAAKNSNFLGYANGNLASQKLVDAKIIEDKTIYPDEAMLAKLFIITARDPQTQRVINRLWTKVKTGK, encoded by the coding sequence ATGCGCAAGGCGGGACTGGCATTGGTTGCACTGTTGCTGGCCTCACCCGCAGGGGCGCAGCAGCGCGTGGTCAATTTTTACAACTGGTCGAACTATATGGCGCCGGGAGTCCTGGAGGACTTCACCAAAGAGACCGGCATCAAGGTCGTCTACGACACGTTCGACGCCAATGAGACGCTGGAGACGCGCTTACTCGCCGGCAAGTCCGGTTACGACGTCGTCGTGCCCACGGCCTATTTCCTGCAGCGTCAGATCAAGGCGAAGGTGTTTCAGCCGCTCGACAAGAGCAAGCTGCCGAATCTCGCCAACGCCTGGCCGGAAGTGACAAAACGCCTCGCGATCTATGATGCCGACAATGCGCACGCCGCCAACTACATGTGGGGCACCACGGGGATCGGCTACAACGTCAAGCAGGTTGCCAAAATCCTCGGCCCGGATGCGAAGATCGATAGCTGGGATATCGTCTTCAAGCCGGAAAGCCTCGCAAGATTCAAGGATTGCGGCGTTCACATGCTGGACAGCGCTGATGACATCCTGCCGGCGGCGTTGAATTATCTCGGCCTCGATCCGAACTCGACCAAGCAGCCAGATCTTGAAAAGGCGGCGGATCTGATCGCGAAGATCAGGCCGAGCGTTCGGAAATTTCATTCGTCCGAATATCTGAATGGCCTGGCCACTGGCGAAATCTGCCTCGTGGTGGGGTGGTCCGGCGACATCATCCAGGCCAGAGCGCGGGCTGCCGAGGCCAGGAACGGCGTCGAGATCGGCTATGCGATCCCGAAAGAGGGCGCGCAGATGTTTTTCGACAATTTCGCGATTCCGGCGGACGCGAACAATGTCGCCGAGGCTTACGAGCTGATCAACTATCTCTATCGGCCGGAAGTCGCCGCGAAGAACTCGAATTTCCTCGGCTACGCCAATGGCAATCTGGCGAGCCAGAAGTTGGTGGATGCGAAGATCATCGAAGACAAGACGATCTATCCGGACGAGGCGATGCTGGCGAAGCTGTTTATCATCACGGCACGCGATCCGCAGACGCAGCGCGTGATCAACCGGTTGTGGACCAAGGTGAAGACGGGGAAGTGA
- a CDS encoding OmpA/MotB family protein produces the protein MAKKKRGAAHGGHGWFVTFADLMALLMSFFVMLVAFSTQDSAKLKIVAGSMREAFGVQTDARYSGIIESDGLPTRGLAKNKDHVSPQDASNVTTPDEKSATARASGARLKLDREFALASASLRQALQDMPEITEISKNIMFEETKEGLNLEIIDQNGRSMFAEGSKVPYERTRQLLQKLAVPLKATPLRVAIVGHTAAGFVPSRNDYDAFDLSSDRANVVRQILEREGLPPSHIFSVSGKADSQPLFPDDPTMAANRRVTITLMREDPPLPPNLKP, from the coding sequence ATGGCCAAGAAAAAGCGCGGCGCGGCACATGGCGGTCACGGCTGGTTCGTGACCTTTGCCGACCTGATGGCGTTGCTCATGAGTTTCTTCGTGATGCTCGTGGCGTTCTCGACGCAGGACTCGGCAAAGCTCAAAATCGTCGCCGGTTCGATGCGCGAGGCGTTCGGCGTACAGACCGACGCCCGCTATTCCGGCATCATCGAATCCGACGGTCTGCCCACGCGCGGCCTGGCCAAGAACAAAGATCATGTTTCGCCGCAGGATGCCTCCAACGTCACTACCCCTGACGAAAAGTCGGCCACTGCGCGTGCGTCCGGTGCGAGGCTGAAGCTGGACCGCGAATTCGCGCTGGCCTCGGCTTCGCTGCGGCAAGCGCTGCAGGACATGCCCGAGATCACCGAAATCTCCAAGAACATCATGTTCGAGGAAACCAAGGAGGGTCTCAATCTCGAAATCATCGACCAGAACGGCCGCTCGATGTTTGCTGAAGGTTCGAAGGTTCCGTATGAGCGTACCCGGCAGTTGCTGCAAAAACTGGCGGTTCCGCTAAAAGCCACACCATTGCGGGTGGCGATCGTCGGCCACACAGCCGCGGGCTTCGTGCCGTCGCGGAACGATTACGATGCGTTCGATCTGTCATCGGATCGCGCCAATGTCGTCCGCCAGATCCTCGAACGGGAAGGGTTGCCGCCGTCGCATATCTTCTCGGTGTCCGGTAAAGCCGACAGCCAACCGCTGTTCCCGGACGATCCGACAATGGCGGCCAATCGGCGCGTGACCATCACGCTGATGCGGGAAGACCCGCCACTCCCGCCGAACCTCAAACCGTAG
- a CDS encoding aminotransferase, with product MNKIFSELPVTVFEAMSQLARDNNAINLGQGFPDHPGPDDIRQAAADATIHGYNQYPSMMGIPELRQAIATHYQHWHKLALDPMTEVMVTSGGTEALTSSILAVVQPGDEVVVFQPVYDSYLPIIRQAGGIPRLVSLKPPHWRLTEEDLRAVFNHKTRAVLFNSPLNPAAVVYPREDLELLARFCQEFDAIAICDEVWEHVTFDGHEHIPLITIPGMRDRTIKVGSAGKIFSLTGWKIGFVCAAPHLLRVCAKVHQFLTFTTAPNLQVAVAYGLGKPDEYFKSMRADLARSRDRLAAGLERIGFPVIRSQGTYFLTVDLSPLGLNETDEDFCKRIVTQYKVAGIPVSAFYEQDKVTSVVRFCFAKNDATLDAALERLSDAVHRR from the coding sequence ATGAACAAGATTTTCTCGGAGCTGCCCGTCACCGTCTTCGAGGCGATGTCGCAGCTCGCTCGCGACAATAACGCCATCAATCTCGGCCAGGGTTTTCCCGATCATCCCGGTCCCGACGACATCCGTCAGGCCGCAGCAGACGCCACTATTCACGGCTACAACCAGTATCCGTCGATGATGGGTATCCCAGAGCTGCGTCAGGCCATCGCTACGCATTATCAGCACTGGCACAAGCTGGCGCTGGATCCGATGACCGAGGTGATGGTGACGTCGGGTGGCACCGAAGCGCTGACCTCCTCGATCCTGGCCGTGGTGCAGCCGGGCGATGAAGTGGTGGTGTTCCAGCCTGTCTACGACAGCTATCTGCCGATCATCCGGCAGGCTGGCGGCATTCCGCGACTTGTCAGCTTGAAGCCTCCGCACTGGCGGCTAACGGAGGAGGATCTGCGTGCCGTCTTCAATCACAAGACCCGCGCTGTCCTGTTCAATTCGCCGCTCAATCCGGCGGCGGTGGTTTATCCGCGCGAAGATCTCGAACTGCTGGCAAGGTTCTGCCAGGAGTTCGATGCCATTGCGATCTGCGATGAAGTGTGGGAGCACGTCACCTTCGACGGCCACGAGCACATCCCGCTGATCACCATTCCGGGCATGCGCGACCGTACCATCAAGGTCGGTTCGGCCGGCAAAATCTTCTCGCTGACCGGCTGGAAGATCGGCTTCGTCTGTGCCGCCCCGCATCTGCTCCGCGTCTGCGCCAAAGTGCATCAATTCCTGACCTTCACCACGGCGCCGAACCTGCAGGTGGCGGTAGCCTATGGGCTCGGCAAACCGGACGAATACTTCAAGTCGATGCGCGCCGATCTCGCGCGCAGCCGCGATCGTCTGGCGGCAGGCCTCGAGCGGATCGGCTTTCCGGTGATCAGGTCGCAGGGGACATACTTCCTGACGGTCGATCTGTCGCCGCTTGGGCTCAACGAGACCGATGAGGATTTCTGCAAGCGCATCGTCACGCAATACAAGGTGGCGGGCATTCCGGTGTCGGCCTTCTATGAGCAGGACAAGGTGACCTCGGTAGTGCGCTTCTGTTTTGCGAAGAACGACGCGACGCTGGATGCTGCACTGGAACGGCTGTCGGACGCGGTGCATCGACGTTGA
- a CDS encoding motility protein A: protein MDITTLLGFVAGVIVLVTLVLMGGSFGMFYDVHAVIIIFGGSFAATLIRFPLSSILHGMPLGAKFAFTLSRLNARDLVDELARIAEIARKQGPVGLEKVETADPFLAKGIRFVADGYDLEFIRDNLERDRDNFLMHLDEGSKIYRAIGDCAPAFGMIGTLIGMVQMFSNMSDPSKLGPFMAVALLATLYGAIVGNLVCLPIADKLHVKVLDEETNRTLIIDGILMIRDSKSPALVREMLLAYLPEKHRHEEGEPVPA from the coding sequence ATGGATATCACAACACTGCTCGGTTTTGTCGCCGGTGTCATCGTGTTGGTCACCCTCGTCCTGATGGGCGGCAGCTTCGGGATGTTCTACGACGTCCACGCCGTCATCATCATTTTCGGCGGTTCGTTTGCTGCCACGCTCATCCGCTTTCCGCTCTCGTCGATCCTTCATGGCATGCCGCTCGGCGCCAAATTCGCGTTCACGCTCAGCCGTCTGAACGCCCGCGATCTCGTCGACGAACTCGCCCGCATCGCTGAGATCGCGCGCAAGCAGGGGCCGGTCGGTCTGGAGAAGGTCGAGACTGCCGATCCGTTTCTTGCCAAGGGCATTCGCTTCGTGGCCGACGGTTACGACCTCGAATTCATTCGCGACAATCTTGAGCGCGACCGCGATAATTTCCTCATGCATCTCGACGAAGGCTCGAAGATCTATCGTGCGATCGGCGATTGTGCTCCGGCCTTCGGAATGATCGGCACGCTGATCGGCATGGTGCAGATGTTCTCGAACATGTCGGATCCCTCGAAGCTCGGCCCGTTCATGGCGGTCGCGCTGCTGGCAACGCTCTATGGCGCCATCGTCGGCAATCTCGTCTGCCTGCCGATCGCCGACAAGCTGCACGTCAAGGTGCTGGACGAGGAGACCAACCGCACGCTGATCATCGACGGCATTCTGATGATCCGCGATTCCAAGAGCCCGGCGCTGGTGCGAGAAATGCTGCTGGCCTATCTGCCGGAGAAGCATCGACACGAAGAGGGTGAGCCGGTCCCGGCATAG
- the pssA gene encoding CDP-diacylglycerol--serine O-phosphatidyltransferase, which produces MEMPDTPQIPETRRRRFRTIPIRMLVPNLITLLAICAGLTAIRLSTEGRMELAVAAIVFAAVLDGVDGRIARMIKGQSKFGAELDSLADFVNFGVAPGLILYFWLLHDLNNVGWIASMVFAIAGSLRLARFNATMDDPDKPAFAANYFTGMPAPLGAITVMLPVYLSFLDVPTPPAVITTAYVLVIGFLMVSRLPVFSGKAVNMRVPRELVLLISASVVLFVALLIGYPWHMLSLISIGYLASLPFGWKSYREQERALAAQTEASGQAQGAEPLPSSDDPLPPLP; this is translated from the coding sequence ATGGAAATGCCTGACACTCCCCAAATCCCCGAAACCCGTCGCCGCCGGTTCCGCACCATCCCGATCCGGATGCTGGTGCCGAATCTCATCACCTTGCTGGCAATCTGCGCCGGCCTGACCGCGATCCGGCTGTCCACGGAAGGCCGGATGGAGCTTGCGGTGGCCGCCATCGTGTTTGCCGCGGTGCTGGACGGCGTCGATGGCCGCATCGCGAGGATGATCAAGGGCCAGTCGAAATTCGGCGCCGAGCTGGATAGTTTGGCCGATTTCGTCAATTTTGGCGTGGCGCCGGGGCTGATCCTGTATTTCTGGCTGCTGCACGACCTCAACAATGTCGGCTGGATCGCTTCGATGGTGTTTGCCATCGCCGGCTCCCTGCGGCTGGCGCGCTTCAACGCCACCATGGACGATCCGGACAAGCCGGCTTTTGCCGCCAACTATTTCACAGGCATGCCGGCGCCGCTCGGTGCGATCACGGTGATGCTGCCGGTCTATCTGTCGTTCCTTGACGTGCCGACGCCTCCGGCCGTGATCACCACTGCCTATGTGCTCGTGATCGGTTTCCTGATGGTGTCGCGCCTGCCGGTGTTCTCCGGCAAAGCCGTGAACATGCGGGTGCCGCGCGAACTGGTGCTGCTGATCTCCGCATCGGTAGTGCTCTTCGTGGCGCTGCTCATCGGTTACCCCTGGCATATGCTCTCGCTGATCTCGATCGGCTATTTGGCCAGCCTGCCATTCGGCTGGAAGTCCTATCGCGAGCAGGAGCGCGCGCTGGCAGCGCAGACGGAGGCAAGCGGGCAGGCACAGGGTGCGGAGCCGCTGCCATCATCCGACGACCCGCTGCCGCCTTTGCCTTGA
- a CDS encoding rhodanese-like domain-containing protein translates to MAGEVQDLTPEEVAQGIKDGRYLLVDVREPNEVEVEAYPDSVVVPLSTFDPAQIPDPAGKEVVFACRSGKRSVTASLAAQAAGLAYDKHLAGGIIGWKAAGLPTKA, encoded by the coding sequence GTGGCAGGCGAAGTTCAGGATTTGACGCCAGAGGAAGTCGCACAGGGCATCAAGGACGGCAGGTATCTGCTGGTCGATGTGCGCGAGCCGAACGAGGTCGAAGTCGAAGCCTATCCGGATTCCGTGGTGGTGCCGCTCTCGACCTTCGACCCCGCGCAGATTCCCGATCCGGCCGGCAAAGAGGTCGTGTTCGCGTGCCGCTCGGGTAAACGCTCGGTGACTGCCTCGCTCGCGGCGCAGGCTGCGGGTCTCGCTTACGACAAGCACCTTGCCGGTGGCATCATTGGCTGGAAAGCCGCGGGCCTGCCGACGAAAGCCTGA
- a CDS encoding RraA family protein, translating into MTKPDTLLPASVLEALRRYDTPTICNALEIVAPERRLIGYTTRPLVCPFPNLPPIVGYARTATIRATVASGLPAAEQKARRLAYYEYVGSGPGPQISVIQDIDGPDAGYGAFWGEVNSAVHKALGCLGVITDGSIRDIPQWADGFQALAGSIGPSHAHVHVTDFGHEVRVAGMTVASGDLIHADSHGAVVIPPDVAAKLPDAAELCARREEPILAVARDPSFSLAKLRDAMAKASEIH; encoded by the coding sequence GTGACGAAGCCCGATACCCTGCTGCCCGCATCCGTGCTCGAGGCGCTCCGCCGCTACGATACGCCGACGATCTGCAACGCGCTGGAGATCGTGGCGCCGGAGCGCCGCCTGATCGGCTACACCACGCGGCCGCTGGTCTGCCCGTTCCCCAACCTGCCGCCGATCGTGGGCTATGCGCGAACCGCCACCATCCGCGCCACGGTGGCATCCGGTCTGCCTGCGGCGGAGCAGAAGGCGCGGCGTCTGGCCTATTACGAATATGTCGGCAGCGGCCCCGGACCGCAGATCAGCGTCATCCAGGATATCGACGGGCCGGATGCCGGTTATGGCGCATTCTGGGGCGAGGTGAACAGCGCAGTGCATAAAGCGCTCGGATGCCTCGGCGTCATCACCGACGGTTCGATCCGCGATATTCCGCAATGGGCCGACGGCTTCCAGGCGCTGGCGGGATCGATCGGTCCGTCCCATGCACATGTTCATGTCACCGACTTCGGCCATGAAGTGAGGGTTGCCGGCATGACGGTCGCCTCCGGCGATTTGATCCACGCGGACAGTCACGGCGCAGTCGTGATTCCGCCGGATGTGGCAGCCAAGCTGCCGGACGCCGCCGAGCTTTGCGCACGACGCGAGGAGCCGATTCTGGCCGTCGCACGCGATCCGTCTTTCTCGCTGGCCAAGCTGCGCGATGCGATGGCGAAGGCTTCGGAGATTCACTGA
- a CDS encoding potassium transporter Kup, with amino-acid sequence MAVTETTGEVTTEAPAAQASFWSLMVGSIGVVFGDIGTSPLYAFREAVHGATHGGPPTPVIVLGVLSLILWALFIVVTVKYVLFLLRADNNGEGGTLSLMALGQRALGRQSWILLALGVLGASMFIGDSMITPAISVLSAVEGLKLKAPALEPYVVPITIIILVALFSVQRIGTAKVASAFGPIMIVWFSALALMGASHISDDPTVLKAINPYYAVQFMLTHGTIGLVTLGAVFLAVTGGEALYADLGHFGRRPIQYGWFFFVLPALLINYFGQGALVLSNPMAIENPFYRMAPEAMLIPLVVLATAATVIASQAVITGAYSLVRQAVQLGLLPRFEVRFTSETHAGQIYLPRVNRLLLIGVVLLVLMFKSSSGLASAYGIAVSTTMVVDGIMGFVVIWKLWNWKAATAFALIAPLVFVDLTFLSANLLKLLEGGWVPLLFGLLVAGMIWTWRRGAAILILKTRRTEVPLRDLIKSLEKRPPHIVKGTAVFLTSDPEFVPTALLHNLKHNKVLHEHNVILTIETAQTPKVDLTERVRMENISDKFSMVKLRFGFMEQPNVPKALVIARKLGWQFDIMATSFFVSRRSLKPSAQSGMPLWQDHIFIALSRSANDATDYFQIPTGRVVEVGTQVTI; translated from the coding sequence ATGGCTGTCACGGAAACAACAGGCGAGGTTACGACCGAAGCTCCGGCGGCGCAGGCCAGTTTCTGGTCCCTCATGGTCGGCAGCATCGGTGTCGTGTTCGGCGACATCGGAACCTCGCCACTCTACGCATTTCGCGAAGCGGTTCACGGCGCCACTCATGGTGGTCCTCCGACGCCTGTCATCGTGCTCGGGGTCCTGTCGCTGATCCTGTGGGCGCTGTTCATCGTCGTCACCGTCAAATACGTGCTGTTCCTGTTGCGCGCCGACAATAACGGCGAGGGAGGAACATTGTCGCTGATGGCGCTCGGTCAACGCGCGCTCGGTCGTCAGAGCTGGATTTTGCTTGCGCTTGGCGTGCTTGGCGCCTCGATGTTCATCGGTGATTCCATGATTACGCCGGCGATCTCCGTGTTGTCGGCAGTCGAGGGGCTCAAGCTCAAGGCTCCGGCACTCGAGCCCTATGTCGTTCCGATCACCATCATCATCCTCGTTGCGCTTTTCTCGGTGCAGCGGATCGGCACAGCCAAAGTAGCCTCCGCTTTCGGCCCGATCATGATCGTCTGGTTTTCCGCACTCGCATTGATGGGAGCTTCGCATATTTCAGACGACCCGACGGTGCTGAAGGCAATCAATCCGTACTATGCGGTGCAGTTCATGCTTACGCATGGCACGATCGGTCTGGTAACGCTCGGTGCAGTGTTCCTGGCGGTGACTGGCGGCGAGGCGCTCTATGCCGATCTCGGCCATTTCGGTCGCAGGCCGATCCAGTATGGCTGGTTCTTCTTCGTGCTGCCGGCGTTGCTGATCAATTATTTCGGGCAGGGTGCGCTCGTGCTGTCCAATCCGATGGCCATCGAAAATCCATTCTATCGCATGGCACCGGAAGCGATGCTGATTCCGCTGGTCGTGCTTGCCACCGCAGCCACCGTCATCGCCAGCCAGGCTGTGATCACCGGCGCCTATTCGCTGGTTCGCCAGGCGGTGCAACTCGGTCTGCTGCCTCGCTTCGAGGTCCGCTTCACTTCGGAAACGCATGCCGGGCAGATTTATCTGCCGCGCGTCAATCGCCTGCTCCTGATCGGCGTCGTGCTGCTGGTGCTAATGTTCAAGTCATCGAGCGGGTTGGCTTCGGCCTATGGCATCGCTGTGTCCACCACGATGGTTGTGGATGGCATCATGGGTTTCGTGGTGATCTGGAAGTTGTGGAACTGGAAGGCAGCGACAGCCTTCGCGCTGATCGCGCCACTGGTCTTCGTCGATCTGACCTTCCTGAGCGCCAATCTTCTGAAACTGCTCGAAGGCGGTTGGGTGCCGCTGCTGTTCGGTCTGCTGGTCGCCGGTATGATCTGGACGTGGCGGCGTGGCGCCGCGATCCTGATCCTCAAGACCCGTCGCACCGAAGTGCCGTTGCGCGATCTCATCAAAAGTCTCGAGAAGCGCCCGCCGCATATCGTGAAAGGCACTGCGGTATTTCTCACCAGCGATCCCGAATTTGTGCCGACGGCGCTGCTGCATAATCTGAAGCACAACAAGGTGCTGCACGAGCATAATGTCATCCTGACCATCGAGACCGCGCAGACTCCGAAGGTCGATCTAACCGAGCGCGTGCGGATGGAGAACATCAGCGACAAGTTCTCAATGGTGAAGCTGCGCTTCGGCTTCATGGAACAGCCGAATGTGCCGAAAGCGCTCGTCATCGCGCGAAAACTCGGCTGGCAGTTCGACATCATGGCGACGTCCTTCTTCGTGTCGCGGCGTTCGCTGAAGCCGTCGGCGCAATCGGGGATGCCGCTGTGGCAGGACCACATCTTCATTGCGCTCAGCCGCTCGGCCAACGATGCCACCGACTACTTCCAGATCCCGACCGGCCGTGTCGTGGAAGTTGGTACTCAGGTAACGATCTAG